Proteins encoded together in one Bradyrhizobium sp. CB82 window:
- a CDS encoding extracellular solute-binding protein: MKQQDYDWLSALHANRRTVLKGAASAAALGASGALGTFSEIALAQNNLRAQIGQIPGVGKGAPTDADWQKVGELCLGPTKASIKEGEFKGVELSFMGLNNQNLHNLLFRGFLKPWEAYTGAKISWIDLAQADYNPRLQQAIATGTVDFDILEMGAPFEGDVCGKGLASEMPDWVKKQIDIDDYVDYLKPPVGTWNGKTYRVTIDGDCHNFNYRTDVFSDPALAKAWKDAGNASEWGVPKTWQQVQAVTKFLKGQKFKGQNVYGYLDAPKPWGGFGFYFLGSRATAYAKHPDDKAWLFDVDTMKPRINNPAWVRAIQDVIDALPSEPADQLNADPNTTGFQQFLAGIGSMIPWWGDIGQVAKASDTSVIGDTVGFDILPGSDDVYNSKTGKWEKLPSGPNHAPNCAYLGWGIYVMARVNGDEKKHKAAWSAAAHLGGKDLSFWMVLYPSGFQAHRTSHFQYDEWVAAGYDRKYITSYLNSQIGSYNHPNRAVEPRIPGIFQYYSIAEDELTKIFAGKVDPQTGANNIAAAWEKLTDQIGRERQIGLYKASLGV; the protein is encoded by the coding sequence CGCTCGCACAAAACAATCTTCGCGCGCAGATTGGGCAAATTCCAGGCGTGGGCAAGGGCGCGCCGACGGATGCCGACTGGCAGAAGGTCGGCGAGCTCTGCCTCGGTCCGACCAAGGCAAGCATCAAGGAAGGCGAGTTCAAAGGCGTCGAGCTCTCCTTCATGGGACTGAACAATCAGAACCTGCACAACCTCCTGTTCCGCGGCTTCCTCAAGCCATGGGAGGCCTATACGGGCGCGAAGATCTCCTGGATCGATCTCGCCCAGGCCGACTACAACCCGCGGCTCCAGCAGGCGATCGCGACCGGCACGGTCGATTTCGACATCCTGGAGATGGGTGCACCGTTCGAAGGCGATGTCTGCGGCAAGGGCCTGGCGTCGGAGATGCCGGACTGGGTCAAGAAGCAGATCGATATCGACGACTATGTCGATTATCTGAAGCCGCCCGTCGGCACCTGGAACGGCAAGACCTATCGCGTCACCATCGACGGCGATTGCCACAACTTCAACTACCGCACCGATGTCTTCTCTGACCCTGCCCTCGCCAAGGCCTGGAAGGATGCCGGCAATGCGAGCGAGTGGGGCGTGCCGAAGACCTGGCAGCAGGTCCAGGCGGTGACGAAATTCCTCAAGGGCCAGAAGTTCAAGGGCCAGAACGTCTACGGTTATCTCGATGCGCCCAAGCCCTGGGGCGGGTTCGGCTTCTATTTCCTTGGGAGCCGCGCCACGGCCTACGCCAAGCATCCCGACGACAAGGCCTGGCTGTTCGACGTCGACACGATGAAGCCGCGCATCAACAATCCGGCCTGGGTGCGCGCCATCCAGGACGTGATCGACGCGCTGCCGTCCGAGCCGGCCGATCAGCTCAACGCCGATCCGAACACCACCGGCTTCCAGCAATTCCTGGCCGGCATCGGCTCGATGATCCCCTGGTGGGGCGACATCGGCCAGGTGGCGAAGGCGAGCGACACCTCGGTCATCGGCGACACCGTCGGCTTCGACATCCTGCCGGGCTCGGACGATGTCTATAATTCCAAGACCGGCAAATGGGAGAAGCTGCCAAGCGGCCCGAACCACGCGCCGAATTGTGCCTATCTCGGCTGGGGCATCTACGTAATGGCGCGCGTCAATGGCGACGAGAAGAAGCACAAGGCGGCGTGGAGCGCGGCCGCGCATCTCGGCGGCAAGGACCTCTCGTTCTGGATGGTGCTGTACCCGTCCGGCTTCCAGGCCCACCGGACCAGCCACTTCCAGTACGATGAGTGGGTCGCAGCGGGCTATGACAGGAAATATATTACATCCTACCTGAACTCGCAGATCGGCTCCTACAACCACCCCAACAGGGCCGTCGAGCCGCGCATCCCCGGCATCTTCCAGTACTACAGCATTGCGGAAGACGAGCTGACGAAGATCTTCGCCGGCAAGGTCGACCCGCAGACCGGGGCGAACAACATCGCCGCGGCCTGGGAGAAGCTGACCGACCAGATCGGCCGCGAGCGGCAGATCGGGCTCTATAAGGCCTCGCTCGGCGTGTAG
- a CDS encoding carbohydrate ABC transporter permease → MWSVASKPNRKHPAGPRARRTLGRTLIYAALLLWTFICLFPIYWTVTTSFKSAVDVTQAHLIPWVDFQPDWKGWRSLGLSPDTLFGTSTARSEFTNRFVNSIITSVGASLLALALGSLAAYGLSRFRYKFAWMRNDDILFFFMSQLILPPVVLALPFLVLYKALALLDTTFGLILLYTLTVLPIVIWIMRDQFNAIPIELDEAAFVDGLSTWGAFLRIILPLAVPGMVAAFILSLVLCWNEYFFAALLTSTDAKTLPVMVASQTGSQGINWWSMAALSTAAIAPLVLVGIFLERYIVSGLTTGAGK, encoded by the coding sequence ATGTGGAGCGTAGCATCGAAGCCGAACCGCAAACATCCCGCGGGGCCGCGCGCCAGGCGCACGCTCGGCCGCACGCTGATCTACGCCGCATTGCTGCTCTGGACCTTCATCTGCCTGTTTCCGATCTATTGGACCGTCACGACCTCGTTCAAATCGGCGGTCGATGTGACTCAGGCGCACCTGATCCCCTGGGTCGATTTCCAGCCGGACTGGAAAGGCTGGCGCTCGCTCGGCCTGTCGCCCGATACGCTGTTCGGGACCTCGACCGCGCGTTCCGAGTTCACGAACCGCTTCGTCAACAGCATCATCACTTCGGTCGGCGCATCGCTGCTCGCGCTCGCCCTCGGATCGCTCGCCGCCTACGGCCTGAGCCGCTTCCGCTACAAATTCGCCTGGATGCGCAATGACGACATCCTGTTCTTCTTCATGTCGCAGCTGATCCTGCCGCCGGTCGTGCTCGCGCTGCCCTTCCTCGTGCTCTACAAGGCCCTGGCGCTGCTCGACACGACGTTCGGCCTGATCCTGCTCTACACGCTGACGGTGCTGCCGATCGTCATCTGGATCATGCGCGACCAGTTCAACGCGATTCCGATCGAGCTCGATGAGGCCGCCTTCGTGGATGGCCTGTCGACCTGGGGCGCGTTCTTGCGCATCATCCTGCCGCTCGCGGTGCCCGGAATGGTCGCCGCGTTCATCCTTTCGCTAGTGCTGTGCTGGAACGAATATTTCTTTGCCGCCCTCCTCACCAGCACCGACGCGAAGACGCTGCCGGTGATGGTGGCGAGCCAGACCGGCTCGCAGGGCATCAACTGGTGGTCGATGGCGGCGCTGTCGACGGCGGCTATCGCGCCGCTCGTCCTGGTCGGCATTTTCCTTGAGCGCTACATCGTCAGCGGACTGACGACGGGCGCCGGAAAATAG
- a CDS encoding aldo/keto reductase codes for MASQSPLPRRTLGRTGLEVSVLGFGTAPLGDLFLRLDDQTAIAAAERAFSLGVNLLDTSPLYGYGLSEHRCGTALRRVAREDVVLCTKVGRWMDAFHAPENRSGFVGGQPHRAVVDYSYDGTMRSVEQSLLRLGTDRIDLLLIHDVDVWTHGAAAIEDRFREAMSGAYVALDKLRSEGVVAGIGIGVNEADMCVRFAKAGTFDVMLLAGRYSLLEQPALKEFLPLALEQGIAVLLGGVFNSGILATGAVKGAKYNYQDAPPEIVARVTEIQRVCEAHRVALPTAAVHFALGHPAVASVVLGAHSPEEVERNVAALTTKVPSALWADLKAARLLDADAPVPA; via the coding sequence ATGGCTTCACAATCACCACTGCCGCGCCGCACGCTTGGCCGGACCGGGCTTGAGGTCTCCGTCCTCGGCTTCGGGACCGCCCCTCTCGGTGACCTTTTCCTCAGGCTTGACGACCAGACGGCGATCGCCGCCGCGGAGCGGGCGTTCTCGCTTGGCGTCAATCTGCTCGACACCTCCCCGCTCTACGGCTACGGCCTGTCGGAGCACCGCTGCGGCACCGCGCTGCGGCGCGTGGCCCGCGAGGACGTCGTCCTCTGCACCAAGGTCGGCCGCTGGATGGACGCGTTCCACGCCCCGGAGAACCGGTCGGGTTTTGTCGGTGGCCAGCCGCACAGGGCGGTGGTCGACTATTCCTATGACGGCACGATGCGCTCGGTTGAGCAGTCGCTGCTTCGACTCGGCACCGACCGGATCGACCTGCTGCTGATCCACGATGTCGACGTCTGGACGCACGGTGCTGCCGCGATCGAAGATCGATTTCGCGAGGCGATGTCCGGCGCCTATGTGGCGCTCGACAAGCTCCGCTCGGAGGGGGTGGTCGCAGGCATCGGGATCGGCGTGAACGAAGCCGACATGTGCGTGCGCTTTGCCAAAGCCGGCACGTTCGACGTGATGCTGCTGGCCGGGCGCTATTCGCTGCTGGAGCAGCCGGCGTTGAAGGAATTCTTGCCGCTGGCGCTTGAGCAGGGCATTGCCGTGCTGCTCGGCGGCGTCTTCAATTCGGGCATTCTCGCTACTGGTGCGGTCAAGGGCGCCAAGTACAACTATCAGGACGCGCCGCCGGAGATCGTGGCGAGGGTCACCGAGATCCAGCGCGTCTGCGAGGCGCATCGCGTGGCGCTGCCAACGGCCGCCGTGCACTTCGCTCTCGGCCACCCGGCCGTGGCGAGCGTGGTGCTGGGGGCGCATAGTCCGGAGGAGGTCGAGCGCAACGTGGCCGCGCTCACCACCAAGGTCCCGAGCGCGCTCTGGGCCGATCTGAAGGCCGCGCGCCTGCTCGATGCGGATGCGCCCGTGCCCGCGTGA
- a CDS encoding sugar ABC transporter permease, protein MQNSVSVSDDLHHQPAAKRAPGSRKAAGRALVLLASLGFALVVLIQVLHTTGATGAGFSDWRPILIAYLVWAVAFGVGRVLTRGERGQRALFLLPAVFFTVAVVIFPTIFGIYIASLDWNLSSIEGPRFSGFDNLRGMLNDTYYWNALGNMVFYTVAVLGEYAIAFGLALLLSAEIRARKFFRVVFLLPMMLSPVAVSWMIGKSLLEYRFGPAATLARYLGWDNPAFFASPWMARFSIQAMDAWVSIPFIMIILLAGLQAMPKEVQEAAKVDGANGWQSFWHVTFPIMLPVSITVLIIRIIFKLKLADIVINVTAGGPGGATDTVSSFIYRVYRDRSNVGYGTALAMVYLLLIIVLLTLMLRLSKRWTQKVV, encoded by the coding sequence ATGCAGAATTCCGTATCCGTAAGCGACGACCTGCACCACCAGCCAGCGGCGAAGCGCGCGCCCGGCAGCAGGAAGGCCGCTGGCCGCGCGCTTGTTCTGCTGGCTTCGCTCGGCTTCGCGCTTGTCGTTCTTATTCAGGTCTTGCACACGACCGGCGCAACTGGCGCCGGATTTTCCGATTGGCGTCCGATCCTCATCGCCTACCTGGTCTGGGCCGTTGCTTTTGGCGTCGGACGGGTTCTGACCCGTGGCGAGCGTGGCCAGCGGGCGCTGTTCCTGCTGCCGGCGGTGTTCTTCACCGTCGCCGTCGTGATCTTCCCGACGATCTTCGGGATCTATATCGCCTCGCTTGACTGGAATCTCAGCTCGATCGAGGGCCCGCGCTTCAGCGGCTTCGACAATCTCAGGGGCATGCTGAACGACACTTATTACTGGAATGCGCTCGGCAACATGGTCTTCTACACCGTCGCGGTGCTCGGCGAATATGCGATCGCGTTCGGACTGGCGCTGCTGCTCAGCGCCGAGATCCGCGCGCGAAAATTCTTCCGCGTGGTCTTCCTGCTGCCGATGATGCTCAGCCCGGTCGCGGTAAGCTGGATGATCGGCAAGTCGCTGCTGGAATATCGTTTCGGCCCGGCGGCCACGCTGGCGCGCTATCTCGGCTGGGACAACCCGGCATTCTTCGCCTCGCCCTGGATGGCGCGGTTCAGCATCCAGGCGATGGACGCCTGGGTCTCGATCCCCTTCATCATGATCATCCTGCTCGCAGGCCTGCAAGCGATGCCGAAGGAGGTGCAGGAAGCGGCCAAGGTCGACGGCGCGAATGGCTGGCAGTCGTTCTGGCACGTCACCTTCCCGATCATGCTGCCGGTCAGCATCACGGTCCTGATCATCCGCATCATCTTCAAGCTGAAGCTCGCCGACATCGTGATCAACGTGACGGCCGGCGGCCCCGGCGGGGCCACCGACACGGTGTCGAGCTTCATCTACCGCGTCTACCGCGACCGCTCCAACGTCGGATACGGCACGGCGCTCGCCATGGTCTATCTGCTCTTGATCATCGTGCTGCTGACGCTGATGTTGCGCCTGTCGAAGCGCTGGACTCAGAAGGTCGTGTAG